TGTTATCTAATGAATTGAGCATAATAAGACTCTGTGGGTTGATCATGGCTACCGCAGGCTGAGCCATGATTTGTTGATTCATCTATGACTCGGATGGGTCCGGAGATTACTGTGTAGCATACTATTATCAACTTCAGACTAAACCAGATACAGATACTCCACAACATAGAGATCCTCCGCTCAGCAAAAGCCTTCATTATACTGTACTCAGCAAGTTTGTCACCCTAGAACATGTTTTCCGAGCAGACGTCGATGCGTCATTATATTACATATCAACATTTATGAAGTGGGGCGTGTTTCACGGACTAGAAATGTCCCATTGAAAATGCTCTCACTTGGGAAGACATGACAATACGACTTGtacctcttctctcctcgtCTGCTCTGAGAGACACAACAAATTTAATCTAGCTTGACCTTGGTTCTCTTCTAGAAATGCTGCTCCAActtaaaattattcttgGGGTCTGTATGCCTTTATGAGTCATGCACGTGATAGTCTGTGAACCATTCAGCACGTCAATTTGGTCCGATGGTCGATACTTAAAGTGTCAATGAGATGCAGTAAATCAAGGCCCAGGGTCTCAGATTCTCTAGTCTTTCCATCCACATCACCGGTCCCAGCTGGTTCGTATTATTTACCGTGTGGCTTTGAAAGGTGCCGGCACCCTTTTACTCTCGGTTTGTATCTTGATGGGCCCGCACATGAAGTCCGACAGTATTTTCCGAGACAGCTTTCAATGCCTACCCTTGgttcttttcctgcttcaAAGCAGCACTGTTGACTGCTACGGATGTCTACATTTTCCCCGTGTTAGAACAGTCAGTCACACTTGCTACAGCGGACTATGCGTCGTCTTTATTTTGTGCCTCTGTCATTATTGCCATCAGTAAATTTCACTGTTCAACTCTATGACATTGCCCGTTAAGAGTGCGGTAATTCCTTGGTTTACAAAACAATAACATGCAAGATTATAAAGTCCCAACGTGGGTGTCGCTTCAAGAGTGATAATCTTTTGGCTTATGAAGGAGGGCCATATAGCCTGAGCCGCTTATTCCGCCACCGCCAAAGCTCAGCGGAGCTTTTGACCCGACCTGGTCCAGGGTTTAGGGGCCGGGAAACAAGCCCCCTTTTTATCTCCTCGTGATTGAAGCATATGGTGTGTACACCGCTCCCTGTGGTTGACGTGTATCTTGTCCATTGGGGTCTGGAGTGAGTATGCCAAATAACTAAACCATCGCCTTCCTGCCAGTGATCCGCTTCCCCTTGCCTGCTATTATCATTACCATCTCCCACATGGGCTTGTGTATGCATCACGGTTTGCATGTGTTTGCCCCACAAGTTCGACAGGTCTAGGGTCTGAAGTTCCGGCATCGACGCTTCCAGATGAGCGAAGATTGGCGTCCATGACCCAGAACTCAAGTGGCATTCGTGAATCGTCAAGGATCTGATACTGGGGCTTTTCTGAAAAAGGAGCAAGACTGAGTCGCTCCTCGCTGAAAACCCGGCAAGGGTGCACTCTTCCAGCATTGGGAACTGGGCTTCGTGGGCGATACTGTGAATAATCCATTCATATTTCTGCCTAAACGACTTCGAAACTAGTGTGGCAGTTCGACGGAATGAAAGTTCCAGCTTTCGGAGAGAGGGTGTAGACTTGAGGAAGAATGACGGAAGCCTCGGTGTCCCATATGAGTCCTGCTCCTTGGTTTTTCGAGCCATCctttcctccgcctcctgcATATCTTCCTGTCTTTCGCCATTGTCCAAAGCATCCTGTACGTCCCCAGATAAGCTCATCTCGAGCGATTGCAACCCTTTAATAGGCACTTCCAACCCCGCTAGGTCATGCGTTACGTTGTGGTTACCGATATTAGCGGCTTCGATTCCGTATTTGCGATTACTCTGATAAATGTCGAATCTCTTCACCGATGCCTGGCTCTGCGCCAGCGCCCTCGTAACCCA
The window above is part of the Aspergillus luchuensis IFO 4308 DNA, chromosome 8, nearly complete sequence genome. Proteins encoded here:
- a CDS encoding uncharacterized protein (COG:S;~EggNog:ENOG410PX3W;~InterPro:IPR036047,IPR032675;~antiSMASH:Cluster_8.16;~go_function: GO:0005515 - protein binding [Evidence IEA]); this translates as MSKPFQYNGLFCLPTELLEIMLSYLDVNSIKALRLTCNKLAKRCIGPRFLASIQHPLLDVSLENLRSLLALARNPDIRKKVNSITLLATILDIPELEQNVKDGYYIVIKVDGPRRKRVEVDYSPEELSTAKDDLIWLVEQKEARKNESPSELVKLLEHVLKTFGELDAIHLDGAVVRGRKERRCMRSGEWVPLWTRAAQVFSWVTRALAQSQASVKRFDIYQSNRKYGIEAANIGNHNVTHDLAGLEVPIKGLQSLEMSLSGDVQDALDNGERQEDMQEAEERMARKTKEQDSYGTPRLPSFFLKSTPSLRKLELSFRRTATLVSKSFRQKYEWIIHSIAHEAQFPMLEECTLAGFSARSDSVLLLFQKSPSIRSLTIHECHLSSGSWTPIFAHLEASMPELQTLDLSNLWGKHMQTVMHTQAHVGDGNDNSRQGEADHWQEGDGLVIWHTHSRPQWTRYTSTTGSGVHTICFNHEEIKRGLVSRPLNPGPGRVKSSAELWRWRNKRLRLYGPPS